A genomic segment from Sulfitobacter mediterraneus encodes:
- a CDS encoding dihydroneopterin aldolase yields the protein MSNEVRLAFAHPSERAEAMAGDAPLDRISLRDHIVEVEIGAFQAERGVTQRICFNVVVEVQPLTGPIEDDVDRILSYDRVTEAIAAELAVERLALLETLAERVADRILLEPQAMRAFVRIEKLDRGPGALGVEIVRARVAAAPAPEVVQEAAPQPQFLFLGNAAIASPHLAGWLDQLTGQGKPVIICVGAPDAAAPQLSHKMAQRRIDLLAIEQNAWVLASRDDRCVVVDTRTELDWAMKNGQTCVWAPSKIVLDSVDTPSAQPRDAVALAAWFAASMEAEDMLVIGAALPQEASVPLKSISAEQDRL from the coding sequence ATGTCGAACGAAGTCCGCCTTGCCTTTGCGCATCCCTCAGAGCGTGCGGAGGCCATGGCCGGTGATGCTCCGCTGGACCGCATTTCCCTGCGCGATCACATCGTCGAGGTCGAGATCGGCGCGTTTCAGGCTGAACGCGGGGTGACACAGCGCATCTGCTTTAATGTCGTGGTTGAGGTGCAGCCGCTGACCGGGCCTATTGAAGACGATGTGGACCGTATCCTGAGCTATGACCGAGTGACCGAAGCGATTGCCGCAGAACTGGCGGTGGAGCGTTTGGCGTTGCTTGAAACACTGGCAGAGCGCGTTGCAGATCGAATATTGCTGGAACCGCAGGCCATGCGGGCCTTTGTGCGTATCGAAAAGCTGGATCGTGGCCCCGGTGCATTGGGCGTCGAGATTGTGCGGGCCCGCGTGGCCGCTGCCCCCGCGCCCGAGGTGGTGCAAGAGGCCGCACCGCAGCCGCAGTTTCTGTTTCTGGGCAATGCCGCAATTGCCTCTCCGCATCTGGCGGGATGGCTGGATCAATTGACCGGGCAGGGCAAGCCGGTGATTATTTGTGTGGGCGCACCGGATGCCGCCGCGCCGCAGTTGTCGCACAAGATGGCACAGCGCCGGATTGATCTGTTGGCGATTGAACAGAATGCATGGGTTCTGGCCTCCAGGGATGACCGCTGCGTTGTGGTGGACACGCGCACCGAACTGGATTGGGCGATGAAGAATGGCCAGACCTGTGTTTGGGCACCCTCCAAAATCGTTCTGGATTCTGTGGATACCCCGTCTGCCCAGCCGCGTGATGCGGTGGCGCTGGCCGCATGGTTTGCCGCCTCGATGGAGGCCGAGGATATGCTGGTGATAGGGGCGGCGCTGCCGCAAGAGGCATCCGTGCCGCTCAAATCCATCTCGGCGGAGCAGGACAGGTTGTGA
- a CDS encoding alanine racemase has protein sequence MNYADMETPCLILDHERFEANAARMRAHCDARGVALRPHLKTLKSVDAAKVATGGMLQRITVSTLREAEVLARAGFDDILHAAGITPNKFDHVRRINAETGKRLILTLDSIEMAQALVQNDLPNSAMIEIDCGEHRGGIGSDNKDLEDIARVLGRQFAGIMTHAGHSYSSDEIGRIKEIADDEVNAATTAATRLRAAGIEVPIVSVGSTPTVLHADTLDGVNEVRCGIYMVWDLSQFGRGICALDDLALTVLATVIGHNRSAGVLTVDAGALAMSKDIGANTYLPDARFGWLCDANDLTPLGLSIDTVHQEHGTVVVKDPSAFDRLPIGTQVRILPGHACLTAAGGYEGYHLRQGGFWPRFNGW, from the coding sequence ATGAATTATGCGGACATGGAAACACCCTGCCTTATCCTCGACCACGAGCGATTTGAGGCCAATGCAGCCAGGATGCGTGCCCATTGTGATGCACGCGGTGTCGCCCTCCGGCCGCATCTCAAGACGCTCAAATCGGTTGACGCGGCCAAGGTTGCGACGGGTGGAATGCTGCAGAGGATCACGGTTTCTACGCTCCGCGAGGCGGAGGTTCTCGCCCGCGCCGGTTTTGACGACATCCTGCATGCTGCGGGGATTACGCCGAACAAGTTTGATCACGTGCGCAGGATCAACGCAGAGACTGGCAAGAGGCTGATCCTGACCCTTGATTCTATCGAAATGGCGCAGGCTTTGGTGCAAAACGACCTGCCCAACAGTGCGATGATCGAGATTGACTGCGGCGAACATCGAGGCGGGATCGGAAGCGATAACAAAGATTTAGAAGACATCGCCCGGGTGCTTGGACGTCAATTTGCGGGCATTATGACCCACGCAGGTCATTCTTATAGCTCTGACGAGATCGGACGGATCAAAGAGATCGCCGATGATGAGGTCAATGCAGCCACCACAGCGGCAACGCGGCTCCGGGCTGCCGGGATAGAGGTGCCGATTGTCTCTGTCGGATCAACGCCCACGGTGCTGCATGCGGACACCCTCGACGGGGTCAATGAGGTGCGCTGCGGGATCTACATGGTCTGGGATCTGAGCCAATTCGGGCGGGGCATCTGCGCCCTAGACGATCTCGCCTTGACGGTGCTGGCCACGGTGATCGGGCACAACCGAAGCGCGGGCGTTCTGACCGTCGATGCGGGCGCTCTGGCCATGTCCAAGGACATAGGCGCCAACACCTATCTGCCTGATGCGCGTTTTGGCTGGCTTTGCGATGCAAATGACCTGACCCCGTTGGGTCTGAGCATCGACACAGTGCATCAGGAGCACGGCACGGTGGTGGTCAAAGACCCGTCCGCATTTGACCGTTTGCCCATCGGAACACAGGTGCGCATTCTGCCCGGTCATGCCTGCCTCACGGCGGCGGGCGGCTATGAAGGCTATCATCTGCGGCAGGGTGGGTTCTGGCCAAGGTTCAACGGCTGGTGA
- the ilvC gene encoding ketol-acid reductoisomerase, which produces MRVYYDRDCDVNLIKDKKVAILGYGSQGHAHALNLRDSGAKNLVVALRDGSASKAKAEGEGLKVMEISEAAAWADVIMFTMPDELQADTYKKYVHDNIREGAAIAFAHGLNVHFGLIEPKAGVDVIMMAPKGPGHTVRGEYTKGGGVPCLVAVNQDASGKALEIGLSYCSAIGGGRSGIIETDFREECETDLFGEQAVLCGGIVELIRMGFETLVEAGYEPEMAYFECLHETKLIVDLIYEGGIANMDYSISNTAEYGQYVSGPRILPYDETKARMKAVLSDIQSGKFVRDFMLENAVGQPTIKSSRRANDEHQIEVVGGKLRDMMPWISAGKMVDKAKN; this is translated from the coding sequence ATGCGCGTTTATTACGACCGTGACTGTGACGTTAATCTCATCAAAGACAAAAAAGTCGCCATCCTCGGCTATGGCTCTCAGGGCCACGCCCATGCGCTGAACCTGCGCGACAGCGGCGCGAAAAACCTTGTAGTAGCCCTGCGCGACGGCTCTGCCTCCAAGGCCAAGGCCGAAGGCGAAGGTCTCAAGGTTATGGAAATCTCCGAAGCCGCAGCATGGGCCGATGTGATCATGTTCACCATGCCCGACGAACTGCAGGCCGATACCTACAAGAAATATGTTCACGACAACATCCGTGAAGGCGCAGCGATCGCATTTGCCCACGGTCTGAACGTACACTTTGGCCTCATCGAGCCAAAGGCAGGCGTTGACGTGATCATGATGGCGCCAAAAGGCCCAGGCCACACCGTGCGCGGCGAATATACCAAAGGCGGCGGCGTGCCTTGCCTCGTTGCGGTAAACCAAGACGCCTCCGGCAAAGCGCTGGAAATCGGGCTGTCTTACTGCTCCGCCATCGGTGGCGGCCGTTCTGGCATCATCGAAACAGATTTCCGCGAAGAGTGCGAAACCGACCTCTTTGGCGAACAGGCCGTTCTCTGTGGCGGTATCGTTGAATTGATCCGTATGGGTTTCGAAACACTGGTTGAAGCCGGTTACGAGCCTGAGATGGCCTATTTCGAGTGCCTGCACGAAACCAAGCTGATCGTGGACCTGATCTATGAAGGCGGCATCGCAAACATGGATTACTCGATCTCCAATACAGCCGAGTATGGCCAGTATGTTTCCGGCCCGCGCATCCTGCCTTACGACGAAACCAAGGCCCGTATGAAAGCGGTTCTGAGCGACATCCAGTCCGGCAAGTTCGTGCGTGACTTCATGCTGGAGAATGCAGTTGGCCAGCCAACGATCAAATCCTCGCGCCGTGCAAACGACGAGCACCAGATCGAAGTTGTCGGTGGCAAGCTGCGCGACATGATGCCCTGGATCTCTGCGGGCAAGATGGTCGACAAAGCCAAGAACTAA
- a CDS encoding cell wall hydrolase: MRWFQTSIFAALLSAIVITPVVATANADKAEELAKVEAKGLKSAGDKRLKSLVTEPKAAKSDVEFSRKWLDAQPKASGSAQWRCLAEALYFEARGETVKGQFAVAEVILNRVESKRFPSTPCGVINQGTGKKYQCQFTYTCDGHKEVIAEPRAFARVSKVARASLDGKAPELTDGATHYHTTAVKPRWSRVYTRTARIGVHLFYRHTWRTASN; the protein is encoded by the coding sequence ATGCGTTGGTTTCAGACTTCGATTTTCGCGGCACTTTTGTCGGCCATCGTGATCACCCCCGTGGTCGCAACAGCCAATGCAGACAAGGCCGAAGAACTGGCTAAGGTCGAGGCAAAGGGCCTCAAATCTGCCGGGGACAAACGATTGAAGTCGTTGGTCACAGAGCCAAAAGCAGCCAAATCCGATGTTGAGTTCTCACGCAAGTGGCTCGACGCGCAGCCCAAAGCCTCAGGGTCCGCCCAATGGCGCTGTCTGGCCGAGGCGCTTTATTTCGAGGCGCGCGGCGAGACCGTGAAGGGCCAGTTTGCCGTGGCCGAGGTGATCCTGAACCGGGTGGAAAGCAAACGCTTTCCCAGCACTCCTTGCGGTGTGATCAATCAGGGGACCGGCAAGAAATATCAGTGCCAGTTCACCTATACCTGTGATGGCCATAAAGAAGTGATCGCTGAGCCACGTGCCTTTGCCCGCGTGTCGAAAGTGGCCCGCGCAAGCCTTGACGGCAAGGCGCCTGAGCTGACGGATGGCGCCACGCATTACCACACAACGGCGGTCAAACCGCGTTGGTCGCGCGTCTACACCCGCACGGCCCGGATCGGTGTGCATCTGTTCTACCGTCACACCTGGCGCACGGCCTCCAACTGA
- a CDS encoding cupin domain-containing protein, whose amino-acid sequence MPIITKAAARRESDDGKGNPCGPYEALLFSDSGGLTQFGAFVETLPPGSASSIKHWHAKEDEMIYVLDGVATVLEGDKEHQLTPGDAATFRAGDPLGHCVQNKSDRPITYLVIGTRKEADTVTFPDHDRVLHFTRDDAGETAERHFETLQGAPATSPYVIDASAT is encoded by the coding sequence ATGCCCATCATCACCAAAGCCGCCGCAAGACGCGAGAGCGATGACGGCAAGGGCAACCCATGTGGCCCTTACGAGGCGCTGCTTTTTTCCGACAGCGGAGGGTTGACCCAATTTGGCGCTTTTGTTGAGACCCTGCCACCGGGTTCGGCATCGTCCATCAAACATTGGCATGCCAAGGAAGACGAAATGATCTATGTTCTGGACGGCGTTGCAACTGTCCTCGAAGGAGATAAGGAACACCAGCTCACCCCCGGAGATGCTGCAACTTTCAGGGCCGGCGATCCCTTGGGACATTGCGTGCAGAACAAGTCAGACCGACCGATTACATATCTCGTCATCGGCACTCGCAAGGAGGCCGACACCGTGACCTTTCCGGACCACGACCGCGTTCTGCATTTCACCAGAGATGACGCAGGAGAGACTGCCGAAAGACATTTTGAAACCTTACAAGGCGCGCCTGCAACCAGCCCCTATGTGATCGACGCCAGTGCCACCTGA
- a CDS encoding Lrp/AsnC family transcriptional regulator, giving the protein MLDDMDRRLLRYWQAEPSLSPGELAERCGMTPGKAARRIAKMEDDGIVQGVSAVVNWAALGYAVEVSLRVTLDKTQSNAFDAFLAEARQVPEVIEVQTFLGRVDVRLSIIARDMGHYQQIYRSRILTLPHIADIEALMQVARIKSEQTLPI; this is encoded by the coding sequence ATGCTTGATGACATGGATCGGCGTTTGTTGCGCTATTGGCAGGCGGAGCCAAGCCTGAGCCCCGGTGAATTGGCCGAACGCTGCGGCATGACACCGGGCAAGGCGGCGCGGCGGATTGCCAAGATGGAAGATGACGGCATCGTGCAGGGCGTGAGCGCGGTGGTGAACTGGGCCGCGCTTGGCTATGCGGTGGAGGTGTCCTTGCGGGTGACGCTGGACAAAACCCAAAGCAATGCGTTTGACGCCTTTCTCGCCGAGGCACGGCAGGTGCCCGAGGTGATCGAGGTCCAGACCTTTTTGGGCCGCGTCGATGTGCGCCTCTCGATCATCGCCCGTGACATGGGCCACTATCAACAGATTTACCGCAGCCGTATCCTGACCCTGCCGCATATTGCGGACATTGAGGCCTTGATGCAGGTGGCGCGGATCAAATCAGAACAGACTTTGCCGATATGA
- a CDS encoding Lrp/AsnC family transcriptional regulator has translation MIDLDEIDHQLIRSLARDATQSASALGRRYGLSQPATWRRIRRLEEAGILRGRRLRLNAESLGFGVTVFLGIKLATKGRVSLEDFERAVAAIPEVQTVEHVLGLYDYRLRVVARDLPDFERVLRRRIMTLPGAGEVEANVLLSEERLPGPLGV, from the coding sequence ATGATTGATCTTGATGAAATCGACCATCAATTGATCCGGTCACTGGCGCGCGACGCCACACAAAGTGCTTCTGCCTTGGGGCGGCGCTATGGGCTGAGCCAGCCGGCCACATGGCGGCGCATCCGGCGGCTTGAGGAGGCCGGGATCTTGCGCGGGCGCAGATTGCGGCTCAATGCAGAAAGTCTTGGCTTTGGGGTGACGGTGTTTTTGGGCATCAAACTGGCCACCAAGGGGCGCGTCAGCCTCGAGGATTTTGAGCGTGCAGTGGCGGCGATCCCCGAAGTGCAGACGGTGGAGCATGTTCTGGGCCTTTATGACTACCGTTTGCGGGTCGTGGCGCGGGATTTGCCGGATTTTGAACGGGTGCTGCGGCGGCGGATCATGACCTTGCCCGGCGCGGGCGAGGTGGAGGCGAATGTGCTGCTCAGCGAGGAACGTCTGCCGGGGCCACTTGGCGTTTGA
- the glmM gene encoding phosphoglucosamine mutase, with protein MTKLFGTDGVRGTANIYPMTAEMALRIGAAVGRYFRRDNKGVHRVVIGKDTRLSGYMFENALTAGLTSTGMNVLLLGPVPTPAVGLLTRSMRADLGVMISASHNPAHDNGIKFFGPDGFKLSDQAEAEIEALVAEGVEPTAAAEIGRAKRIDDSRFRYIERVKSSFPRQMRLDGLKVVIDCANGAAHHVAPMTLWELGATVIPVGVAPNGHNINEGCGSTHPQSAAETVVAHGADVGICLDGDADRVILIDEKGNVGDGDQFMALMAARWAEEDRLKGNALVATVMSNLGLERFLDARGLRLERTSVGDRYVVERMRQGGFNLGGEQSGHIVMTDYATTGDGLMAGMQFLAELVRGGRKASELLHQFDAVPQLLKNVRFAAGQAPLEMAPVKAAIAQAEADLSGGGRLLIRKSGTEPLVRVMAEHEDAALMERCVDGVVAAVTEAVGGSS; from the coding sequence ATGACAAAGCTTTTTGGCACTGACGGCGTGCGTGGCACGGCCAATATCTATCCCATGACCGCCGAGATGGCCCTGCGCATCGGTGCGGCTGTGGGGCGTTATTTCCGGCGTGACAACAAGGGTGTGCACCGGGTGGTGATTGGCAAGGACACGCGGTTGTCTGGCTATATGTTTGAAAACGCGCTGACGGCGGGTCTGACCAGCACGGGCATGAATGTGCTGCTTTTGGGGCCGGTGCCGACCCCGGCGGTTGGGCTGCTGACCCGGTCGATGCGCGCCGATCTGGGTGTGATGATTTCCGCCAGCCACAACCCGGCCCATGACAATGGCATCAAATTCTTTGGCCCTGACGGGTTCAAACTGTCCGATCAGGCTGAGGCCGAGATTGAGGCGCTGGTCGCCGAAGGGGTTGAACCGACTGCGGCGGCCGAGATTGGCCGCGCCAAACGTATCGACGACAGCCGCTTTCGTTACATCGAAAGGGTGAAATCCTCCTTTCCGCGCCAGATGCGTCTGGACGGGTTGAAGGTGGTGATAGATTGCGCCAACGGTGCGGCGCATCACGTCGCGCCGATGACCCTGTGGGAGCTGGGCGCGACCGTGATTCCCGTGGGCGTGGCCCCCAATGGCCACAACATCAACGAGGGCTGTGGATCGACCCATCCGCAATCCGCGGCAGAAACGGTCGTGGCCCATGGGGCAGATGTGGGCATTTGTCTGGATGGTGATGCCGACCGGGTGATTCTGATCGACGAGAAAGGCAATGTTGGCGACGGCGATCAGTTCATGGCGCTGATGGCGGCCCGCTGGGCCGAAGAAGATCGGCTGAAGGGCAACGCCCTTGTGGCCACTGTGATGAGCAATCTGGGGCTGGAGCGTTTCCTGGACGCGCGTGGTTTGCGGCTGGAACGCACCAGCGTTGGCGATCGCTATGTGGTGGAACGCATGCGGCAGGGCGGCTTTAACCTTGGCGGCGAACAATCGGGGCACATCGTGATGACCGATTATGCCACCACGGGCGACGGGCTGATGGCGGGCATGCAGTTTCTGGCGGAACTGGTGCGGGGCGGGCGCAAGGCGTCAGAGTTGTTGCATCAATTTGATGCGGTGCCGCAATTGCTTAAGAACGTACGTTTTGCGGCGGGCCAGGCGCCGCTGGAAATGGCCCCGGTCAAGGCAGCGATCGCGCAGGCAGAGGCGGATTTGTCTGGGGGTGGGCGTCTGCTCATCCGCAAGTCCGGCACTGAACCCTTGGTCCGGGTGATGGCCGAACACGAAGACGCAGCGCTGATGGAGCGTTGTGTGGATGGTGTTGTGGCGGCTGTGACAGAGGCCGTTGGCGGTTCGAGTTAG
- a CDS encoding antibiotic biosynthesis monooxygenase family protein — protein sequence MPQIKANAALQTVITTFECSPGTCQDLLDLLTQAYAEFISKQPGFTGAGLHVNDAETRIANYSQWATRDDFKAMLRTDEMRRRNREIAKLCTRFEPVMYEVAATFPQ from the coding sequence ATGCCCCAGATCAAAGCCAATGCTGCCTTGCAGACCGTCATCACCACCTTCGAATGTTCGCCCGGAACCTGTCAGGATTTGCTGGACCTGCTGACCCAGGCCTATGCTGAGTTTATCTCGAAACAACCGGGATTTACGGGGGCCGGACTGCATGTGAATGACGCGGAAACGCGGATTGCGAATTACTCCCAATGGGCCACCCGTGATGATTTCAAGGCGATGCTGCGCACAGATGAGATGCGCCGCCGCAACCGCGAGATTGCCAAGCTTTGTACCCGGTTCGAGCCGGTGATGTATGAGGTCGCTGCCACCTTTCCGCAATAG
- the folP gene encoding dihydropteroate synthase, whose amino-acid sequence MTGRDYFRPLVQCGPARPDEALSLAGGWGWFSQVEVLRRGASGQIIAAQDLPADAAALLSAPRPQVAMLTMDRPRVMGILNTTPDSFSDGGVHAAEQDAVRAGLQMQAAGVDILDIGGESTRPGAETVAVDEEIRRTSPVIEGLRASGVDCAISIDTRKAAVAENAIRAGADLVNDVSGLTYDEALAPFCAARSLPVCVMHAQGDPETMQQDPRYDDVLLDVFDYLAGRIETLAAQGIPRSRIIADPGIGFGKTLDHNLTLLARLSLFHDLGVPILLGASRKRFIGTIGNAPQADHRAPGSIAVALAGLAHGIQILRVHDVPQTTQAIALWRAAMAGRQA is encoded by the coding sequence GTGACTGGGCGCGACTATTTTCGCCCGCTTGTGCAATGCGGGCCAGCGCGGCCTGATGAGGCGCTTTCCCTTGCGGGGGGATGGGGCTGGTTCTCGCAAGTTGAGGTATTGCGCCGTGGCGCGTCGGGGCAGATCATCGCGGCGCAAGACCTGCCGGCCGATGCGGCCGCCCTTTTGAGTGCACCGCGCCCGCAAGTGGCCATGCTGACCATGGATCGTCCACGGGTGATGGGCATTCTGAACACCACACCGGACAGTTTTTCAGATGGCGGTGTTCATGCGGCGGAACAGGACGCGGTTCGCGCCGGATTGCAGATGCAGGCTGCGGGCGTGGATATTCTGGACATCGGCGGCGAATCCACCCGCCCCGGCGCGGAAACCGTCGCCGTGGACGAAGAGATCCGCCGTACGTCTCCTGTCATCGAAGGGTTGCGGGCCTCCGGTGTGGATTGTGCGATCTCCATCGACACCCGCAAAGCGGCGGTGGCTGAAAACGCAATCCGGGCGGGTGCGGATCTGGTCAATGACGTTTCCGGGCTGACCTATGATGAGGCGCTGGCGCCTTTCTGCGCGGCACGGTCCTTGCCGGTTTGTGTGATGCATGCGCAGGGCGATCCCGAAACCATGCAGCAAGACCCGCGCTATGATGATGTGCTGCTGGATGTCTTCGACTATCTGGCAGGCCGCATTGAAACGCTTGCGGCCCAGGGCATTCCGCGCAGCCGGATCATCGCCGATCCGGGCATCGGTTTTGGCAAGACGCTGGATCACAACCTGACCCTCTTGGCGCGGCTCAGCCTGTTTCATGATCTGGGGGTGCCGATCCTATTGGGTGCATCGCGCAAGCGGTTTATCGGCACCATCGGCAATGCCCCGCAGGCAGATCACCGCGCACCGGGGTCGATTGCGGTTGCGCTTGCAGGCCTTGCCCATGGTATTCAGATCCTGCGTGTGCATGATGTGCCGCAAACAACTCAGGCAATAGCGCTGTGGCGGGCTGCCATGGCAGGAAGACAGGCATGA
- a CDS encoding DMT family transporter, whose translation MVAILAFVWGGTFMVTEVALRGITPFWLAASRIVFAALIMIAVWGLRGFVLFQAPLSGPQRAALFTIGAASSAVPFSLLAWGQQHVTSGFAGVSMASTALIMLVLAHFFVPGERLTLRRSIGFAIGFCGVVVLIGGQAFETSGGLLEPIGRAACIGAAFCYSVSSILMRRLPAVDPIGLATVLLLIASSITVPLALITEGLPPLPDKQTLVVLAFLGLIPTAAANILRVLVVRSAGPVFMSLVNYQVPVWSVVLGAWILAEPMPPSLLYAMVLILVGVGISQYGALRRLFGRA comes from the coding sequence ATGGTGGCCATCCTTGCCTTTGTCTGGGGCGGCACGTTTATGGTCACCGAAGTGGCGCTGCGTGGCATCACCCCGTTCTGGCTGGCGGCCTCGCGCATTGTATTCGCTGCCCTGATCATGATCGCGGTTTGGGGATTGCGCGGCTTTGTCCTGTTCCAGGCTCCACTCAGCGGGCCTCAACGTGCGGCCCTGTTCACCATCGGCGCGGCCAGTTCGGCGGTGCCTTTTTCCCTGCTCGCTTGGGGCCAGCAGCATGTGACCTCTGGCTTTGCCGGCGTGTCCATGGCCTCAACCGCGCTGATCATGCTGGTGCTGGCGCATTTCTTTGTGCCGGGTGAACGGTTGACCCTGCGCCGGTCTATCGGGTTTGCCATCGGATTTTGCGGGGTTGTGGTGCTGATCGGTGGTCAAGCCTTCGAGACCTCGGGCGGCCTGCTGGAACCCATTGGACGTGCGGCCTGCATCGGCGCCGCGTTCTGTTATTCGGTCAGCTCGATCCTGATGCGCCGATTGCCTGCGGTCGATCCCATTGGTCTGGCGACCGTATTGCTGTTGATCGCCTCGTCCATCACCGTGCCGCTGGCCCTCATCACCGAAGGGCTGCCGCCGCTGCCAGACAAGCAAACCCTTGTTGTGCTTGCCTTTCTGGGACTGATCCCCACTGCTGCCGCCAATATCCTGCGGGTGCTGGTGGTGCGCAGCGCCGGGCCGGTCTTCATGTCACTGGTCAATTACCAGGTGCCGGTCTGGTCTGTGGTGCTGGGCGCATGGATCCTGGCCGAACCGATGCCGCCATCGCTGCTTTATGCGATGGTCTTGATCTTGGTCGGGGTCGGGATCAGCCAATATGGAGCATTGCGCCGGTTGTTTGGCCGCGCCTAA